A stretch of Geobacter sp. DNA encodes these proteins:
- a CDS encoding AMP-binding protein: METLIDLFLSFAPRGNRTALVYRTGVRRRVLSYARLHDQALRMAALLANQGIEPGDRVLLWGPNSPWWGVAFWGCVARGVVVVPVDFMAGRERAATIARLTTAGLAIQSRAKDEPLVDCPSLFLEDLPHLLSGLPPAQSMAEPEPATVAQLIYTSGTTGTPKGVVLTHGNLMANLVQVNRHIPVVTGEYRFLSCLPLSHMFEQTGGFLVPLSRGACIVYLRTLKPSALLAALSQENIHAVIAVPRLLQLLRNAVERELAAKGLTAAFQSLTALAERLPPLVRRLLFSPIRRRFGRNFTLFVSGGAPLSVDLFRFWDRMGFRVVEGYGLSECSPVLSANTFDRQVPGSVGLPLPGVQVAIRQGEILAKGANIFPGYYRNEEATRQSFTDDGWFRTGDLGELDRDGFLHIRGRLKELIVTGSGVNVYPDEIEEILNRVPGVRESCVVGLDRGSGEEVHAVLLLDGSGRAPTEIVLAANARLDELQRITGFTVWPDAEFPKTTTLKIQKFLVRKRLQEGEGHEDAAGGGDRLINVIARVTGSQPHQVREDAYLVADLGLTSIGRLELVNILEQEFRLDLDDTLIGPQTRVADLRGLLTGHERPRRPQRFRPWVNSRPLRMIRRTCDAVIHFPLLSLFVSLDVRGGERLQELRMPVLFIANHVSYLDQPVIMKALSPSWRYRTATAVWAEFFFKNFRNLAQWAWKRFTYEYGTLALNLFPLPQSQGFRSSLQYMGQLVDRGVNLLVFPEGERSASGRLLPFQQGLGIMVTELDIPVVPVKIRGLERVYPRGALWPRRGRVTVTFGEPLRFGLESPEAIVTRSRKAIDEL, from the coding sequence ATGGAGACCCTCATCGATTTGTTCCTCAGTTTTGCCCCTCGCGGCAACCGGACGGCCCTGGTCTACCGGACCGGGGTGCGCCGCCGCGTGCTCTCCTATGCCCGTCTCCATGACCAGGCGCTCAGGATGGCGGCCCTGCTGGCGAATCAAGGGATCGAACCGGGAGACCGGGTCCTGCTCTGGGGGCCCAACAGCCCCTGGTGGGGAGTGGCTTTCTGGGGGTGCGTGGCGCGGGGCGTTGTGGTGGTGCCGGTGGATTTCATGGCCGGCCGCGAGCGTGCAGCGACCATTGCCCGCTTGACCACAGCCGGGCTTGCGATCCAGAGCCGGGCCAAGGACGAACCGCTCGTCGACTGCCCGTCGCTCTTCCTGGAGGATCTGCCCCATCTTCTCTCCGGGCTCCCCCCGGCGCAGTCGATGGCCGAGCCCGAACCGGCCACCGTGGCCCAGCTGATCTATACCTCCGGCACCACCGGCACTCCCAAGGGGGTGGTCCTGACCCATGGCAACCTGATGGCCAATCTGGTCCAGGTAAACCGGCATATCCCGGTGGTGACCGGCGAATACCGGTTCCTCTCCTGCCTTCCCCTGTCGCACATGTTCGAGCAGACCGGCGGGTTCCTGGTACCGCTCTCCAGGGGGGCTTGTATCGTCTACCTCCGCACCCTCAAGCCGTCGGCGCTCCTGGCGGCGCTGTCTCAGGAAAACATCCATGCCGTCATCGCCGTGCCCCGGCTGCTCCAGCTCCTCAGGAACGCCGTCGAGCGCGAGCTCGCGGCCAAGGGATTGACTGCGGCATTCCAATCCCTGACAGCGTTGGCCGAACGACTCCCCCCGTTGGTGCGCCGGCTCCTCTTCAGCCCTATCAGGCGCAGGTTCGGGCGCAATTTCACCCTGTTCGTTTCCGGAGGCGCCCCGCTCTCCGTCGATCTCTTCCGGTTCTGGGACCGGATGGGGTTCCGGGTGGTGGAAGGGTATGGCCTGAGCGAATGCTCGCCGGTCCTTTCCGCCAACACCTTTGACCGGCAGGTCCCCGGTTCCGTCGGCCTGCCGCTCCCCGGCGTGCAGGTAGCGATCCGGCAGGGGGAGATCCTGGCCAAAGGGGCCAATATCTTCCCCGGCTATTACCGGAACGAGGAGGCAACCCGGCAGAGCTTCACCGATGATGGCTGGTTTAGGACCGGCGACCTGGGGGAGCTGGACCGGGACGGCTTCCTCCATATCCGGGGGAGGCTGAAGGAGCTGATTGTCACCGGGTCCGGGGTCAATGTCTATCCCGACGAGATCGAGGAGATCCTGAATCGCGTGCCGGGGGTCAGGGAGTCCTGCGTCGTCGGTCTCGATCGCGGCAGCGGCGAGGAGGTCCATGCGGTCCTGCTCCTGGACGGGAGCGGCCGGGCACCGACGGAGATCGTCCTGGCGGCGAATGCCCGGTTGGACGAACTCCAGAGGATCACCGGCTTTACGGTCTGGCCCGATGCGGAGTTTCCCAAGACCACCACCCTGAAGATCCAGAAGTTTCTTGTCAGGAAGCGTCTGCAGGAGGGGGAGGGGCACGAGGATGCCGCCGGGGGTGGAGACCGGTTGATAAACGTCATCGCCCGGGTGACCGGTTCCCAGCCCCATCAGGTACGCGAGGATGCCTACCTGGTGGCCGATCTCGGGCTTACCTCCATCGGCCGGCTGGAGTTGGTCAACATCCTGGAGCAGGAGTTCCGGCTCGATCTGGACGATACCCTGATCGGCCCGCAGACCAGGGTGGCGGACCTGCGCGGGCTGCTGACCGGGCACGAACGGCCTCGCAGGCCGCAGCGCTTCCGTCCCTGGGTCAACAGCAGACCGTTGCGAATGATCCGGAGGACCTGCGACGCCGTTATCCATTTCCCCCTGCTCAGCCTCTTTGTTTCCCTTGACGTGCGCGGGGGTGAGCGGCTCCAGGAATTGAGGATGCCGGTGCTCTTCATTGCCAATCATGTCAGCTACCTGGACCAGCCGGTGATCATGAAGGCCCTTTCCCCTTCCTGGCGCTACCGTACCGCCACTGCTGTCTGGGCCGAGTTCTTTTTCAAGAATTTCCGCAACCTGGCGCAGTGGGCCTGGAAGCGGTTCACCTACGAGTACGGCACCCTGGCCTTAAACCTCTTTCCGCTCCCCCAGTCGCAGGGGTTTCGCAGCTCGCTCCAGTACATGGGGCAACTGGTGGATCGCGGTGTAAACCTGCTGGTTTTCCCCGAAGGGGAGCGTTCCGCCAGCGGCCGGCTCCTGCCGTTCCAGCAGGGGCTGGGGATCATGGTCACCGAGCTGGACATCCCGGTGGTCCCGGTGAAGATACGGGGCCTGGAACGGGTCTATCCCCGCGGCGCCCTCTGGCCCCGGCGCGGCCGGGTGACGGTGACCTTCGGCGAGCCGCTCCGCTTCGGCCTGGAGTCCCCGGAGGCCATCGTTACCCGCTCCAGAAAGGCAATCGACGAACTATGA
- a CDS encoding HAD-IC family P-type ATPase: MTWHQRTSEEVCAELQTGPAGLEQEEAGRRLAETGPNELREKRGRSPWIMLLGQFTDLLILILLGSAILAAFIGDLGDALPIIAIVIINACIGFAQEYRAEQALAALRKMAGQTARVVRGGQVEELPAREIVPGDLVILETGAVVPADLRLCEAVHLRVEEAALTGESVPVDKDTAPRDDAALPLGDRLNMAYRGTVVVYGRGSGIAVATGMATELGGIAALLEGEEEVRTPLQRRLTHFGKRLAAVIIAICAVVLVAGLMRGEPLPLMLLTAISLAVAAIPEALPAVVTISLALGANKMVRQNALIRRLHAVETLGSVSCICTDKTGTLTLNRMAVTEFFHDGKRVMRDQLQGFAASLPKGEEGVGAAEFLFIAAALSNDARRSAEGEWKGDPTETALAVLAQEAGFDREELERLYPRVAELPFDAERKAMTTIHRFGNGFVSFTKGALESLTAGLAKEAAESAGPIYRNEGERMAAEGLRTICLAMRRWDSLPHPLEPDPVEQGLQLLGLVGIEDPPRPEAAEAVALCRTAGITPIMITGDHGVTARAIARDVGILGPADDGVMTGAELAETDDARFREMVGTVRVYARVAPAQKLRIVKALQEQGEYVAMTGDGVNDAPALQRADIGIAMGITGTDVAKGAASMVLLDDNFATIVNAVREGRRIYRNILRFIVYSLTANAGTLWLVFLAPFLGLPLPLLPIQILWLNLLCDSLPGLALTAEPAGPEVMQQPPMPPGEGIFGSGRGWYLAGYGLLLGGAALLLQWWGKTAGLQWQTMVFTFLVASRMVFVLQVRSRDRSLLEIGLFSNRPLVGAIAITTLLQLAVVYLPPLNRLFATHPLSLPELSMVVVAAGLVQVTGELEKLLRRSLGRRQGSQV; this comes from the coding sequence ATGACCTGGCATCAACGGACATCCGAAGAGGTTTGCGCCGAGCTGCAGACCGGCCCGGCAGGGCTTGAGCAAGAGGAGGCCGGCCGCCGGCTGGCCGAAACCGGCCCCAATGAACTGCGCGAAAAGCGGGGTCGTTCCCCCTGGATCATGCTCCTTGGCCAGTTCACGGACCTCTTGATCCTGATCCTGCTCGGTTCGGCCATCCTTGCCGCCTTTATCGGCGATCTGGGGGATGCGCTGCCGATCATCGCCATCGTCATCATCAACGCCTGCATCGGGTTTGCCCAGGAGTACCGTGCCGAACAGGCACTGGCGGCCCTGCGCAAGATGGCCGGCCAGACGGCCAGGGTGGTGCGGGGGGGGCAGGTCGAGGAGCTGCCTGCCCGTGAGATCGTGCCGGGCGACCTTGTTATCCTGGAGACCGGCGCCGTGGTCCCGGCCGACCTGCGCCTCTGCGAGGCAGTGCACCTGCGGGTCGAGGAGGCAGCCCTCACCGGCGAGTCGGTCCCGGTGGACAAGGACACGGCCCCTCGCGACGATGCCGCGCTCCCCCTGGGGGACCGGCTCAACATGGCCTATCGCGGCACCGTGGTGGTCTATGGCCGGGGGAGCGGCATTGCCGTGGCAACCGGCATGGCCACCGAGCTGGGGGGGATCGCCGCCCTGCTGGAGGGGGAGGAAGAGGTAAGAACCCCTCTGCAGCGCCGCCTGACCCACTTCGGCAAGCGGCTGGCAGCCGTCATCATCGCCATCTGCGCGGTGGTGCTCGTTGCGGGGCTCATGCGTGGGGAGCCGCTTCCCCTCATGCTTCTCACCGCCATCTCCCTGGCCGTTGCCGCCATCCCCGAGGCGCTGCCGGCAGTGGTCACCATCTCCCTGGCCCTGGGTGCCAACAAGATGGTCCGCCAGAATGCCCTGATCCGCCGGCTGCATGCCGTGGAGACCCTCGGGTCGGTCTCCTGCATCTGCACCGACAAGACCGGCACCCTGACCCTCAACCGGATGGCCGTGACCGAGTTCTTCCACGACGGAAAGCGGGTGATGCGGGACCAGCTGCAGGGGTTTGCAGCGTCCCTTCCCAAGGGGGAGGAAGGAGTCGGTGCCGCGGAATTCCTGTTCATTGCCGCGGCTCTCAGCAACGACGCCCGCCGGAGTGCCGAGGGTGAGTGGAAAGGGGACCCCACCGAGACTGCCCTGGCCGTCCTGGCACAAGAGGCCGGTTTCGACCGGGAAGAGCTCGAACGGCTCTATCCGCGCGTGGCAGAACTCCCCTTCGATGCCGAGCGCAAGGCCATGACCACCATCCACCGCTTTGGTAACGGTTTCGTCTCGTTCACCAAGGGGGCTCTGGAGTCGCTCACCGCGGGGCTGGCCAAGGAAGCGGCGGAATCGGCGGGGCCGATCTATCGCAACGAAGGGGAGCGGATGGCAGCGGAGGGGCTCAGGACCATCTGCCTTGCCATGCGTCGCTGGGATTCCCTGCCGCACCCCCTGGAGCCCGACCCGGTGGAGCAGGGGCTGCAGCTCCTCGGCCTGGTCGGGATCGAGGACCCCCCCCGGCCGGAGGCTGCCGAGGCGGTTGCCCTCTGCCGGACTGCCGGCATCACCCCCATCATGATAACCGGCGACCACGGCGTCACGGCTCGGGCCATTGCCCGCGATGTGGGGATACTGGGGCCGGCGGACGACGGGGTCATGACCGGCGCCGAGCTGGCAGAGACCGACGATGCCCGCTTCCGCGAGATGGTCGGCACGGTCCGGGTCTATGCGCGGGTGGCGCCGGCCCAGAAGCTGCGGATCGTCAAGGCTCTGCAGGAGCAGGGGGAGTACGTGGCCATGACCGGCGACGGGGTCAACGATGCCCCGGCCCTGCAGCGGGCCGACATCGGCATCGCCATGGGGATCACCGGCACCGACGTTGCCAAGGGCGCGGCCTCCATGGTGCTTTTGGACGACAATTTCGCCACCATCGTCAATGCGGTTCGCGAGGGGAGGCGGATCTACCGGAACATCCTCCGCTTCATCGTCTACTCCCTCACCGCCAATGCCGGCACCCTCTGGCTGGTCTTCCTCGCCCCCTTCCTCGGTCTGCCGCTCCCCCTGCTGCCGATCCAGATCCTCTGGCTGAACCTCCTCTGCGACAGCCTGCCCGGCCTCGCCCTGACCGCCGAGCCGGCAGGGCCCGAGGTGATGCAACAGCCCCCCATGCCGCCGGGGGAAGGGATCTTCGGCAGCGGCAGGGGATGGTATCTCGCCGGTTACGGCCTCCTCCTGGGTGGGGCGGCCCTGCTGCTCCAGTGGTGGGGCAAGACGGCCGGTCTCCAGTGGCAGACCATGGTCTTTACCTTTCTGGTGGCCAGCCGGATGGTCTTTGTCCTGCAGGTCCGTTCACGCGACCGCTCCCTCCTGGAGATTGGCCTCTTCTCCAATCGCCCCCTGGTCGGTGCCATTGCCATCACCACGCTGCTGCAGCTGGCAGTGGTCTATCTTCCTCCCCTCAACCGGCTTTTCGCCACCCACCCCCTGAGCCTCCCCGAACTCTCCATGGTCGTCGTCGCCGCCGGCCTGGTCCAGGTGACCGGGGAACTGGAAAAACTCCTGCGCCGCAGCCTGGGGAGGCGACAGGGCTCGCAGGTGTAG
- a CDS encoding DUF2318 domain-containing protein, which produces MVRNNGIVRVLGVVLVMVCLLQGGAYALNLPGFGKYQKVTPVNGMVSIPVAKVNDGKAHFYAINEGGKEVAFFLVKAADGSLKTAFDACDVCYKEKKGYEQNGDAMVCKNCKMKFATSKIGPHAVGGCNPSYLPSRPAGANIVISVADLRAGARYF; this is translated from the coding sequence ATGGTACGTAACAATGGCATAGTCAGGGTTTTAGGAGTGGTTCTCGTGATGGTCTGTCTGCTGCAGGGTGGAGCGTATGCCCTGAATCTGCCGGGGTTTGGCAAGTATCAGAAGGTCACGCCGGTCAATGGCATGGTGAGCATCCCCGTGGCCAAGGTGAACGACGGCAAGGCACATTTCTATGCCATAAATGAGGGCGGCAAAGAGGTTGCCTTTTTCCTGGTCAAGGCAGCGGACGGCAGCCTGAAGACCGCCTTCGACGCCTGTGATGTCTGTTATAAGGAAAAGAAGGGGTATGAACAGAACGGCGATGCCATGGTCTGCAAGAACTGCAAGATGAAATTCGCTACCAGCAAGATCGGCCCCCACGCGGTCGGAGGGTGCAATCCCTCCTATCTCCCCAGCAGGCCGGCCGGCGCAAATATCGTCATCTCCGTTGCCGATCTGCGCGCCGGTGCGCGGTACTTCTGA